One window of the Macrobrachium nipponense isolate FS-2020 chromosome 22, ASM1510439v2, whole genome shotgun sequence genome contains the following:
- the LOC135198585 gene encoding LOW QUALITY PROTEIN: protein PRQFV-amide-like (The sequence of the model RefSeq protein was modified relative to this genomic sequence to represent the inferred CDS: deleted 2 bases in 1 codon) — protein sequence MVVRYGGFRAYSVIAAFVLLLGGCARSQEDYYDNDTEEIYEGNDVQYEPQSNYGWDYGKRHNDYVFGLGKRSPGYSFGLGKRDRAYSFGLGKREGLYAFGLGKKSGTYNFGLGKRSAREAIPEDTNSSQPAEFSTIRTKREAVPDQEIDEVKRGQYAFGLGKREDEEKRSKTFSFGLGKRVPDDEKRDRSYSFGLGKRESETDIDKKSQQYAFGLGKRDFDQDDDVQDLDSSKADADVEKRPRHYAFGLGKREDYFVKRPSSYAFGLGKREDFNLDKRPKNYAFGLGKRDSDIQTRPGQYAFGLGKRFSDLDLTKRPQHYAFGLGKRGADLDKRPQQYAFGLGKRESDTDLQKRPQHYAFGLGKRDSDLDLDKRPQHYAFGLGKRESDFNLNARPQHYAFGLGKRESALDLSKRPQHYAFGLGKRDLDEELEKRAQQYAFGLGKRSGEYDSIFDDEDDEEYELYDDEDGETDAIDNDDDDDLSEYQEELKRASSYGFGLGKRAGQYAFGLGKRGGHYAFGLGKRSPYSFGLGKRPDAYSFGLGKRSRTYQFGLGKRAGPYTFGLGKRENQYAFGLGKKAGHYSFGLGKRSSPYAFGLGKKSRPYAFGLGKRSSPYAFGLGKKSGSFTDGAGAHDDDSFSSSVNGLGRRSGSYSFGLGKRVPGSYGFGLGKREATDDKQELQEPEPNGSS from the exons ATGGTGGTACGCTATGGCGGGTTCAGAGCATACTCAGTCATCGCAGCTTTTGTCTTACTCCTAGGCGGATGCGCCAGATCCCAAGAAGATTACTATGACAATGACACTGAAGAGATATATGAG GGAAATGACGTACAGTATGAACCACAGTCTAATTATGGGTGGGACTATGGAAAGCGACATAATGATTATGTATTTGGCCTCGGCAAGAGAAGTCCAGGATATTCCTTTGGTCTGGGAAAAAGAGACAGAGCCTACTCCTTCGGACTGGGCAAGCGGGAGGGACTGTACGCCTTCGGGCTTGGGAAGAAATCTGGCACCTACAACTTTGGGTTAGGTAAGAGAAGTGCCCGCGAAGCCATCCCAGAGGACACCAACAGCAGTCAACCAGCTGAATTCTCCACCATACGAACCAAGAGGGAAGCAGTCCCTGACCAGGAAATAGATGAGGTGAAGAGAGGTCAATACGCATTTGGGCTTGGAAagagagaagacgaagaaaaaagaTCGAAGACCTTTAGTTTTGGTTTAGGTAAACGGGTTCCAGATGATGAGAAAAGAGATCGCTCTTATTCCTTTGGACTTGGCAAGAGAGAATCAGAGACTGATATCGATAAAAAGTCCCAACAATATGCTTTTGGTTTAGGCAAACGGGATTTCGACCAAGATGATGATGTCCAAGACTTAGATTCTAGCAAAGCGGACGCAGATGTGGAGAAAAGGCCGAGGCACTATGCATTTGGACTGGGTAAGCGTGAggattattttgttaaaagacCTAGCAGTTACGCTTTTGGCCTCGGTAAGAGGGAAGACTTCAATCTTGATAAAAGACCTAAAAACTATGCCTTTGGATTAGGGAAACGAGATTCTGATATTCAGACAAGACCTGGCCAATATGCTTTCGGTCTTGGCAAAAGATTTTCTGATCTTGATCTCACCAAGAGGCCTCAGCATTATGCTTTTGGGCTTGGAAAAAGGGGAGCAGACCTAGACAAGAGACCTCAGCAATATGCATTTGGTCTTGGCAAACGAGAATCTGACACTGACCTACAAAAGAGACCTCAGCACTATGCATTTGGACTTGGTAAAAGAGACTCAGACCTGGATTTAGATAAAAGACCTCAGCACTACGCATTTGGACTCGGGAAAAGAGAATCGGACTTTAACCTAAACGCAAGGCCCCAACATTACGCATTTGGACTTGGGAAGAGAGAGTCTGCTCTTGATCTGAGTAAAAGACCTCAGCATTATGCATTCGGGCTTGGGAAAAGAGATCTTGATGAGGAACTCGAGAAACGAGCACAGCAGTATGCCTTTGGCTTAGGCAAGAGATCAGGGGAGTATGATTCCATATTTGATGACGAAGATGACGAAGAATATGAACTATATGATGACGAAGATGGGGAAACTGATGCCAttgataatgacgatgatgac GACTTATCAGAGTACCAGGAAGAATTAAAAAGAGCATCTTCTTACGGTTTTGGACTTGGTAAACGAGCTGGTCAGTATGCCTTTGGCCTCGGTAAAAGAGGAGGCCACTATGCTTTCGGTCTTGGAAAGCGCTCTCCTTATTCATTTGGTCTGGGGAAGAGACCAGACGCCTACTCCTTTGGATTAGGAAAAAGATCTAGAACATATCAGTTTGGTCTAGGAAAGCGAGCGGGTCCCTACACATTTGGCCTTGGAAAACGTGAAAACCAATATGCCTTCGGTTTGGGTAAAAAAGCTGGACATTATTCATTTGGCCTTGGGAAAAGGTCTAGTCCATACGCTTTTGGGCTAGGAAAGAAGTCTAGACCTTATGCCTTCGGCTTAGGAAAAAGGTCAAGCCCTTATGCATTCGGTCTTGGAAAAAAATCAGGGTCATTCACCGACGGCGCTGGCGCACATGACGAcgactctttttcttcttctgtaaatGGTCTCGGCAGACGCTCGGGGTCTTACTCATTCGGTCTCGGAAAGAGAGTTCCTGGTTCTTACGGCTTTGGGCTTGGAAAGCGAGAGGCTACAGACGACAAACAAGAACTCCAAGAACCAGAACCAAATGGCTCTTCCTAG